The segment CCGTCAGGACCGGAAACCGTTCTTCCAGTCGCAGCCCGGAGTGGCCCGCGTCATCACCTACAGAAAAGAGGGGCTGGTGAAGAACCTGCGCCTTTGGGGCGAAATGCGCCGACTGCGCTTGGACAGCGTGGCGGCCATGTTTTCGGGACGGCCCATTTTCCGCCTCCAGAAGCTGCTCTTCTTCCTGGCACCCGCGCGTCACCGCCTGGTCATCAACGAAAACCACGACTGTTTTTACTTCCGCTTCAGGCGCCTGGGGCGGTTCCTGACCATGCATGCCAGGCAGAGCCGCGGACGCTTTCTGCTGACTCGCTGGGCTTTCCGGACGGCCCTCAAGGCCGTGCTCTTTCTGCCCCGTTTTTTCTACTTGGTGATGTGGCTCACATACATGCGCCTGCGCAGAGCCTATAGTTTGAGGCTGGAAGAAGCGCCGAAGCGGAGATAGGGAATTTCGGGCCCCGCACGGTTTCCGCTTCGGCCCTTCCTCAACCTCTTCAATTCCCCGCCTTATCGCAGTCTTTCCACCACCTTCTCGGTCATGTCCCGGGTGCCCAGGATCGATGCCGGCGGGGTGTTGCTGGAAGCGATGTCGGCACAGCGCCATCCCTCGCTCAGCACCTCCTCAAGAGCTTTTTCAATGCCTTGAGCCGCCTCCTCCATGGACAAGGCGTGGCGCAGCAGCAGGGCGGCGGAGGCGATGGCGGCCAAGGGGTTGGCTTTGTCTTCGCCCGCGATGTCGGGGGCCGATCCGTGGACCGGCTCGAAGAGTCCGGCGGCGCGGCCGTCCCGCAGGCGCCCCAGGCTGGCCGATGGCAGCATGCCCAGCGACCCCGTCAGCATGGCGGCTTCGTCGCTGAGGATGTCGCCGAAAAGGTTGTTGGTGAGCAGCACGTCGAACTGCAAAGGCCGGCGAATGAGCTGCATGGCGCAGTTGTCGACCAGCATATGCCGCAGTTCCACCTCGGGATATTGGCCGGCCACTTCTTCCACCACCGCCCGCCACAGGCGCGAGGCCTCCAGCACATTGGACTTGTCGACGCTGACGACCCGGCGGCCGCGCAGCCGGGCGGCTTTGAAGGCGCTGTGGGCGATGCGCTCGATTTCCCAGTCGTAGTAGATCTCGGTGTTGTAGGCGGCGCGCGCCCCTTCACGCTCCTCCTGGCCGCGCGGTTGGCCGAAATAGATGCCTCCGGTCAGTTCCCTCACGATGAGGATGTCGACTCCCTCCAGCACCTCGGGCTTGAGGGTGGAGGCCTCGAGCAGGGCCGGGTAGGCGCGTACGGGACGCAGGTTGGCGAAGAGTCCCAGTTCCTTGCGCAGCTTGAGAATGGCCTGCTCGGGCCGGTTGTGGGGAGGCTGACTGTCGAAGGCCGGATCTCCCACCGCTCCCAGCAGGACGATGGGCGAGCGGCGGCAGGCCTCCAGTACGAAGTCGGGCAAAGGTTGTCCGTGGCGGGCTATGGCGCTGCCGCCCACCGGCATTTCCTCCACCTCCAGATCGAGAGAGTGGATTTCGCTCTGATGTCGCAATACCGTCAGAGCTGCCGCGGTTACTTCTTTGCCGATCCCGTCGCCGGGAAGCGCCACGATTTGATGAGCCATTATCCCTCCTTTTCATGAGCCGCCTGAGCCCGCTTAAGGCGGCGCCGCGATTTGCTATCATAAGTCGCGGAGATTGCAAAACCATGATCAGCCGAGCGATGGAAGACTACCTGAAAGCCATCTATCAGGCTTCTCAGGAGGGGGAGATGGTGTCGACCTCGGAACTGGCCGAGCGGATGAATTGCTCTGCCGCCAGCGCCACCAACATGATCCAAAAGCTCTCTCAGATGAAGCTCGTCTCCTACAAGCCCTATCAGGGGGTCAAGATGACGGATGCGGGTGCCAAGGTCGCTCTCGAGACCATCCGCCATCACCGGCTGATCGAGCTCTATTTGGCCGAAGTGCTCGGCTACACCTGGGACAAGGTACACGATGAAGCCGAGAAGTTGGAACACGTAATCTCCGAGGAGTTCGAAGACAAGATCGACGAGGCCTTGGGCTTTCCCACCCGCGACCCTCACGGCGACCCCATTCCCCGCAAGGACGGCACGGTTGAGGACGTGCGCTTCGATTCGCTGTGGGAGGTTTCCGCCGGTCAAACGGTAGAGGTGCGGAGGGTCAGCGATCGCGATTCCGACGTCTTGCGCTATTTGGCCTCCATCGGCGTCTATCCCGATGTCCAGCTCGAAGTCATGGACAAGGCGCCCTTCAATGGTCCCGTCAACATCAAGGTCGAAGGCAAGGTCCATGGTCTGAGCGAGCAGCTCGCTCGCCAGATTTTCGTTTCGCCTCTCGCTTAGAAAGCTCTATGAAGATTCCCCTGACGCCGATCCGTTTCCTCCACCGAGCCCGTCGTCAGTACGGGGACAAACAGGCGGTGGTGGAAGATGACAAGTCCTGGACCTACCGAGAGTACGATGAACGCTGCCGCAGGTTGGCCAACCTGTTGCTCGGCTGGGACTTGCCCGCCCAGTCGCCGGTGGCTTTCGTGGCCTACAATACCCATGAGCTTCTGGAAGGCTACTACGGGGTGCCCTTGGCCGAGCATGTATTGCTGCCTCTCAACGTCCGCCTGACAGCCGACGACTTCGCCTTCATCCTCGACGACGCCGGCGCTTCGGCGGTCTTTTTTCACGCCGACTTTCTGGACAGCATCGTCAAGATCCGCGACCGCTTGCAGACCGTAGAGCGCTTCGTGCTGCTCGACCCCGCCGAGGACGCGCCTTCCTGGATCGAGCAGCACACCTACGAGGAACTTCTGGCCCAGTCCTCCCCTCAGCTCCAATTCGACTATATGCAGGTCGACGAGAACGCCGTGGCCGAGATTTTCTATACCTCGGGCACGACGGGACGTCCCAAGGGCGTCATGCTGACCCACCGCAATCTCTACCTTCACGCCCTGGAACTGGCCCTGGCGCTGCGCACCAACGACGCCGACGTGCTGCTGCACACCATTCCTCTCTTTCATGTCAACGGATGGGGCAGCCCTCAGCTTCTGACGGGTTTGGGAGGCACTCACGTGATGCTGCCCAAGTTCGAGCCCGAGAAAGTCTTCGAGGCCATCGAACGCAACGGCGTAACCGGACTCTCGCTGGTGCCCACCATGGCCATCGCCCTGGTCAATTTCAAGCACCGCGACCGCTACGACCTG is part of the Acidobacteriota bacterium genome and harbors:
- a CDS encoding metal-dependent transcriptional regulator encodes the protein MISRAMEDYLKAIYQASQEGEMVSTSELAERMNCSAASATNMIQKLSQMKLVSYKPYQGVKMTDAGAKVALETIRHHRLIELYLAEVLGYTWDKVHDEAEKLEHVISEEFEDKIDEALGFPTRDPHGDPIPRKDGTVEDVRFDSLWEVSAGQTVEVRRVSDRDSDVLRYLASIGVYPDVQLEVMDKAPFNGPVNIKVEGKVHGLSEQLARQIFVSPLA
- the leuB gene encoding 3-isopropylmalate dehydrogenase, producing the protein MAHQIVALPGDGIGKEVTAAALTVLRHQSEIHSLDLEVEEMPVGGSAIARHGQPLPDFVLEACRRSPIVLLGAVGDPAFDSQPPHNRPEQAILKLRKELGLFANLRPVRAYPALLEASTLKPEVLEGVDILIVRELTGGIYFGQPRGQEEREGARAAYNTEIYYDWEIERIAHSAFKAARLRGRRVVSVDKSNVLEASRLWRAVVEEVAGQYPEVELRHMLVDNCAMQLIRRPLQFDVLLTNNLFGDILSDEAAMLTGSLGMLPSASLGRLRDGRAAGLFEPVHGSAPDIAGEDKANPLAAIASAALLLRHALSMEEAAQGIEKALEEVLSEGWRCADIASSNTPPASILGTRDMTEKVVERLR
- a CDS encoding long-chain-fatty-acid--CoA ligase gives rise to the protein MKIPLTPIRFLHRARRQYGDKQAVVEDDKSWTYREYDERCRRLANLLLGWDLPAQSPVAFVAYNTHELLEGYYGVPLAEHVLLPLNVRLTADDFAFILDDAGASAVFFHADFLDSIVKIRDRLQTVERFVLLDPAEDAPSWIEQHTYEELLAQSSPQLQFDYMQVDENAVAEIFYTSGTTGRPKGVMLTHRNLYLHALELALALRTNDADVLLHTIPLFHVNGWGSPQLLTGLGGTHVMLPKFEPEKVFEAIERNGVTGLSLVPTMAIALVNFKHRDRYDLSSVRLITVGGSASNPHLTRQVEELFDCLCLAGYGLTETSPALTLARPKAHFELDEEERLDLQCMAGTANLGAEIEVWDEQGRPLPWDGQSVGEIVVRGDMVMEGYYNRPEENEEVFRGGWFHTGDAATIAPDGYVQIVDRTKDIIISGGENISSIEVEKALLGHEAVLECAVIAVPDDEWGEVPMALVVLKDDRQASEEELIAYAREHLAHFKCPRAVRFYDEFPKGGTGKILKRELREEFWSKVKKRVH